The DNA window GGCATGAAGGACCATTGAAATGTTCAAGCAGGAAAACCTCAGCTTTTCATGGTTCAGTCATGTGGCTTATTTGCTTGTGTCACTCAGTTTCTGGTGGAGCAAACCTCTCGTCTGCTTTCATGCTCGCAACACCGGTTGTTGATGAGTTTATAATTGACtcgtttgtttttctgttttccgtTGGGAGGGATTTTGCCGGCTGCATGGAGATGACATCACAAAAcgcagtaatattttttttgctgttgatcATTAATTTACAAAACTCTAATAACACgtcagaagagaaaaacacaaagaataaaCACTTACCGACTGTgcacttaaaaacaaattaggCCTTGGAGACTGTGGTGCTCTGTACACCTTTGTATAACCGCTTATTAACCCTTACTCATAACAAATTCATCAAAACATCGACAAAACATCCGAATTTGAGTGATGGAAAGTCTGTACATTAAAGGATCACACCGCCTTCTATAAAAACAAGCTTTTTTACTGTACTGTTACTGAGAGCCATCTCCATGTCACCTCATGCTGTCTCTCTTCACGTCACGTAGATCTTTTGCTCACTCTACACACCCATAAAGCCCGTAAAGGAAATTTCAGCAGTGATTATGATTACTGAATATGAATTTTAAACAGCACAGGTTTGGACAGAAATCTGGGCTCAATTTGTATGACAAAATCTCATTTgtcaaaacaagaacaaacaaagagacataATTGCACAATGGCATGTTCCACAAGGGTTTGTCATTTTCAACATGTCTAGATAGACTCTGAATTATTTCAGTACAGCTCATGATaaatgagtggaaaaaaagtaaactttATTTAACTTGGGATGAAACCTTGGTTGAGATCACAACAGCCGCCTTACAGACTTCAAAACAGCCAAAAGATAACTGGCATGTTTATCTGAGTGTCtctatgtatgtttttttttccctctaggTTGCAGGTTACTAGTCACTTATGTTGTGGTAGTTGTTACTATGTACAGTAAAAATGGTATGAAATATATTTAGTGGGGAGTTAAATATGTGTGACAAACAGTTAGAGTGATTTATGAAACAGCCATAAGATCATTATGGCATTTCAATCTAAAGAAAAACTCAAAGCCACAAGTGTTGTCATCAATATGTTGACAGCTTGTCAATTGgttgacctttaacctttgaCACTGCCAGGCCTCCTCCAATTGGATTGCACGTGAAATATggaatgaatattttatggaGCAACATAGATCTTTctgtatgaaaataaatgtatgcATGGAGTACGACCAGTGTGTCAGTCCAAATTAATTTTTGATATCTTAGGCCTTTTTACTTAAGGTTGAATTACTCATTTTATATTCGACTGGCCATTGAATATGAAACCTTGCAGTTTAGAGATTCTGTAGTTGATATCCTTTTTGTTCTGCTCACAGATCAGTTTGGTTTTATTGTGTTCAATGCTCAAGGTTGTGGGGGTGGGCTTTCCCATGAAAGGGAAACCCCATAAAACCCCCCTTAAACCCTCATAAAAGTATGATTCTTTTCCATAAAAATAGTGGGCATTTTGTGGATTAAAGCCGTCTACAATGTAATTGTTAAATAGGTAAGACGCAATACAAaaatgtgaaggaaaaaaaaaaccctatcaTCTCTATTCACTGAATCTCCTCAGGGGTCATAttcaatgataaaaaaaaaagtatttgaaacACATTGATCATGTATGACAGActattgattaaaaaacattaattcTTCTTCTCAGCATGAACCAGAGACTCACTGATGATTACTTACATTTTTGGAATTAAAAACGATCTGTCCCGCCCTTGCATCTGGTATGAGCGCATATTTTTAAACTGATGAAATATTAATCATAGTTATCATAGTACCCAAGTAGTCATTGTagcatttcatttcagaaacttAAAAAGAGCTTAGTGAACTGAGCTTGTGCATCTGAAGTATTGTTCGTAGGTAGGATTTGGGTACTTGGAGGATGTGGAAGAATTAGTGTGGGGTTACAAAACAGCAGTGGGGTCCAGATAAAGTATCAGAGTTCAGAATGTGGGATATGAATTACACGACGTACTTTTGAACACAGTTCTCCAAACACTTATAATTGCATCCCGTATAATATTTCTAAGCTATTGGATGTTAGCGGAAAAAAAGGATTGAGTCGTCTAACAGAGCGGGCCATGGTTTTCAGGGGGGTCTGGGTgcacatcattttaaaagtgtttttttggtttgctatTGGGTTGCTCTTGGGGTGGAATGTTCTAGATcatttgatgaaaatgaaagtgatttaAGAGATAATAATTTGCATCGtggatcatttaaaaaaacatcaagGGATTTTAGACATTAGATGTCACTCTGTACGATGACAAAAGTCTCTCAGGAAAAGTTAGCTCATAGCATGAAATAAGTGACACAGGGAGAGTGGccaatgtaaaatattttggatTCTTGGTTGTCATGCATGGCCGCTCTGCCACCCCACAAAGAATAATGTTAGGTtggaaaatgttctgaaaaaatTGTGGCACCAGAGGCCAATTGCTTTGTCACATAAAAGCAAATATTTCATCTTCAATTGTCCATATCATAAGTACCAGGCAGTGTATAATAtaacagttttctttctctctgcaaaattataaatgtcaaacacatttttacatttcaaatacctctatttttttttaatgcaaatagTTTTCAATGATAGTCTGGTTTTACCTGGTCTATTTATGTCATTGTTTCATCAGACAAAAGCGAGTATTGCATAGTTATTTTTCTGCAAGTCAGCTTGGCACGATGTAGCAGTTGAAACACTTATCTATTAATCGATTGCACCGAAATCATCAGCTACCTCTGTTCGGGCATTTCCGGTGATGTCTGCATGATGAATGATGAAGCTTAGTGCTTTAGAGCACTGGCTCACCctgaacattttgtgtgtgcttaGCACGAACACATCTGATACCGCTAATCGTCAATCCCCTGATTAGTTCAATCAGATATGATAATGAAGGGCTGCAGCAAAGATATGCAGGACACGAGGGTCCCGTGTAAAAGACTGGGAACCAGTGCTTTAGAGACCCCACAAATTCTGCTTACATTGTTATAAGGAGAATGAGAGTATGGGATTTTTGGCTCCCTCACGACAGAGGGAACTCTCTCAGGCTCCATAGGTTATGGGGTCATTTTCGCACTGGAAGTGGaatgttgttttctgttcaatCAATGCTCAAACCAGTCATAGTCATCCATCCTTAAGGCCATGTTCTAGCCCATACTGTAtgcgtctgtctgtccatgGACCAGTGGCGCCATGTCTGCGCTGGCTGTCCAACTCATCAACTGTCCCCTGAAGACAGAGCCTGAGAGACATGTTGCCAACATGTTGAGccacaaaacagaactgaacaaaGAACTGTTCAGTTCTGTTGCTTCGTAGCATTTTTCCATCAAACCATTTGGGTCTGGAATATTCTCGCTCTTCTTGGTACTCTTTCCAGGTGAAACCCCATTGAGAAAGtgaatgaagagaaatgaacGTATTGACGGACTGAAAATGATAACTTGAACCTTGGGGCAGGTCGAAACATGTCAAAAAGAGTTATTTCATTATGCCTCTGAGATATAACCTTCTAGAACCTGGGAGCTCAGAGAAGTGTTCTGGTAATTTTTTATGACCAGGGAGTCGTGTAAAATATCTTttatttgtgcttgtgttttcagctctagactttttttggtttgtgaatGAAGATTTTTCCTATTCAGGCAAGGCCTGTGTGGTCATAAACACTAACAGGTAATTGATTATCGATCTGAGAAACTTTAGTCTTATTCTGTCGGTCTCATTGTTCTGAGTCAATTCACAAGCAATTAAGTTTGTTTAAGCAGGTGTCCTTCAGAAAAATTTAATGTTATTGATGCAAGACAGAAGCTTTCTTAATGTATCGGTCAAAtattttctggatttttttttttaagtaaggGCTCTTCCATTTCTTCCCTATTCTCTGTAGTTGAGCACTTAGGGCCACAGATGAGCAATGATGTCTTTGGAGAGAGCTTTATAGACTATAATGATAGATACAGTTACTTTGTCTGTGCCCCGAAAGTTGACTTTCATTGACTCAGTGGTATTCTTGGTAACATTAAAAACTATCTCAAGAGCTCTCGAGAGCTCTTTTTGCTAATTACAGGAGGGTTGCTGGTCTCTTGCAAGTATAGTATTTTATGTGTCATCACTTCTGCTCAAAAGTTTAAGAGCTCATTTGGGTGGTGCATGCATGCAAAGTACTTGATGATAGGTCTATTTTCTGAAACTTTTAGTGGGCCTCTTCAGTTGAAAAAACATCAGCacattgacagaaaaaaagaaagaaagaaagaaagaaagaaagaaagaaagaaagaaagacaatgaaTTGTCCTTGTTCAGCCAACAAGGTGTTTTtaataaaggaaacacaaaatAGTTCACAAATAGGTCCTATCTGccagtgtgttttgtgaaagagaacagaccaAATTTAAATATATGTCGTAAGTTGTTCAGTGGTTGTGGCTTTGGTTCCCACAGTAAGATAGGTCTGCCTTTCTCCTTTGGGCTCTGATTAACACTCTCTGTGCTGGTAATAGTTGTTTTCTTCacactgttttttccccttcttctgCTTACGTTTTACAAGCTTATTTTCAGTTGCCCTTTTATTGGATcccacaaatgttttttggaAACTCTCTTGTTTCTCTTGTAGGACCTTCTAGTTGCCCATTTGGCTTGTTAGATTTCTGATGAAAGTTGGGTGGAGATTTTTAGATGGGAGTGATTTAGCCGCTCCATGTGACAAAATGTTAAGAGTGAGGGAAAATGACTGGTATGAAAGCTTTGTTGCTCATGTATGTAATCAGAAGCAAATAGCTCTGAACTACAGGGGTGGAGacacacattctctaacagCAGGAAACTGTCTGGCTGTATGCTAACAGTTACCAAATTTCCAGTCATGTCTCAAATGAGAAGTAAGAATCCAGTTGTCCAGGTTCCATGTCTTCCCTATTATACTTCACACCTCTGCTGAAATTGAAATTCCTTAACGTTTCCAAGATTGTGGTCATAAAgaaacttaaataaataaataaataaatggatgaatCACACACAGGGCCAAAACAGGAGACGGTTGTAACTATCATTTCAGTCTGACTGATTGTCTGAGTTGTCTTGACTGAACAGGCAATAAGCCTGTCCTACAACCCCACGGTTCAGGACTAACGGCACGATATCTGCAAATTCAAACCCTTGCTTCGTTCTTCATTGGACATGGTGGATTAAATAATTTCAAATATACTCATTCATCTACAGCCCAGTTCTTCTGTTTCTTGTCTAAACCCTTAAATATGAACACTTAGATACATCTCAGTGTGAAAAAGACCTTGGATTACTCTGAAGTCCGATATTCCTTTTTCTGATGTATTCTCAGTGTAAACAGAAGATGGTCATGCTGATTACAGACAGGGACTCCAGAGGGTGTTGATGGCAATATCACAATATCACATTAACTATTCATGGATTGAACAGCGCAGCTTAAGGCTGTTTAGAGAGGTGACAGACAATACTTATCTTAGATATTCTCAGAGCCACAGAGGAGGAAAGTGCAGAGACAGGACTCATAACCCTCCCTCCTGTCCTAACAGCATCATAACTGAAGGAGAAGAGATTCCAGCAGGCTCAAGGAAGTAACCATTGCACTGTAAGCCAAAGATTGTATTGATTTCATTGAATCTGAACAATCTAATGGGTTCTTAGGTAAACTTCCATCGGTCTCTCTGGTACCTCACTGTCCTTACCTTTACTTCATTCTCCAAGCTCCTCTGTCGACAGTCCCAATCCCAGCATGGCTGAGACAGACACATTGATCTGGAGTAATTAGGCTCCTGGAGAAGAGTAACAGTGCCATATGATACCATGTGGAAACCATACAGTGAAACCGCATCAATCCAAAAACATCAGAACTGATTTAATTCTTTAATTGTCATTATTTTCAGTATAaacatgtgggttttttttctcagtgagtTGTAGGTTGTATCTTGgtttaaaatatttgcatataaATGGAAAATTTGTGTGGAATTCAGATGCCACTGCAAGCAAGCTTAGTGCTTCATGGAGGCAGATGATAAAACCATTtaagttggggtttttttcccatgttttaaattaaattagcTCTTTTAAATACACCAAAAGGTTTACTTTTAATTTTAAGCTGGTTTAGGTCAATATTGGTTTAAGATTAGTTATATATCAGAGGCCATGCACAGACTAATGAAGAGTTGAGTTAGCATATATTTATTGACCAACTTTTCCAAAACACAGTTAAAGAATGTCAAAGTCCACGTGATTTTTTATGTATGATGGAAAAACAAGGAACGTCTTTGTGTGGTCTGGTCTAAAGTCAACATTTATTTAAGCTAAGCGTGTGCATATCTTTATGCATGGCTCTGATGTGATACGCATGCAAAAGTAACCTCTGTCCACGGTAACCACTGATGGCTCAGAGATGGGATTCTTATGCTATGCTGTCATCTAGCTCATTCTTAAAGACATGTCAAAACAGAGTATAAAGCTAAGAATTATCACATGAGGATGGGGTTTCCAGCTGGGTAATCAGATCATGAGTCAGTTTCAATGTTAcgtgcattttgtttgttttagtttttttctttttttctacagaaAAAACTATATCCATGTTAAAATAATGCTTTCCCACTTCATTCATAAGTAAATTTGATATAGTTTATGTAGTGCACATGTTCATGACATTTAATGAACGGAAAAATGAACCACAATGTTTTGTTCACTAGGGTCCTGCAGAGCAACCAAAATGCAAGGACTGTAATACAACAAACCAGGACTGAGAATATAAATTTACTTTACATTTAGTCGCTTTCTCCTTGAGGAGTTGCTTTTATCTCCTGTAATAAATTGCAATGGTAACAGATAGCAGTTTCTTTTTCACTAGTATGGCATTACCCCTCAAAATGAACTTTAATTGTGCAATCTTTGATCCAGTGTTATGACAAGCATCTCAGAAGATTGTATTGTCACTAAGATCTGTTTCCTCTGGTTTGATCTATGGGGACCTGGTGGAGGCAGCACATCCTCCTGACATGCAGGAAGGGGTTTTTTAGAAAGATGGGGTGGGAATGAGGGAGTCTTAAGGAAATTACTGTTAAGTGGTTCCTGTGGCTTTGTGGCTTGTGCTGATCAGATCCGTATTGAATGGCATCCTGTTTCAGATGACTTTCAGACAGACTCTTTAATCCCACCTCTTTAGAGTGGAAGCTGGTTTTGCATGCACCAGCTAGCAATGACGGTTTCCACCATTTGATTTACATCACATGTCAGCATACAAAAGCTTTAGTGGTTTGGCATTGGAATGATTATCATGAATATATTCTTTTATTGTAATCATTTGGCAAGAATATTTGTTATTATTAGTCTACAGTCTATTTACATAAATGAGAAGGTATTTATGTGCATACAGAAGCCATGCTACATCTTTCTGTTATATACGTGTGACAAGCCTCCGGTTCAATCAGTTCAGGAAAGGGACTAAAATTTGTTAATTATATATATCAGTCTTTTTTCAAACTCAAGCACAGTGGATAAATTTCAACTCCAAATTGTTctaattctgtctgttttccagaCACTTGATGCCTCGGACAATTGATGGGCAGATCACAATGGAAAAGACGCCTAGTTACTTTGTGACCAAGGAAGCCCCTTCTCGCCTCTGTGCCCTGAACTGCCAGACCAAGCTCATTGTGGTTGTGCGGGACCCAGTGACCAGGGCTGTGTCTGACTACACCCAGACTCTGTCAAAGAGCCCCGGTCTACCTTCCTTTGAGACCTTGGTCTACAAGAATGCCACTTCGAGAACCATTGACGTGTCCTGGAGCGCCGTGCGCATTGGAATGTATGCTAAGCACCTGGAAAACTGGCTCCAGCATTTCCCGCTGTCCAGCTTCCTGTTTGTGAGTGGAGAGAGGCTGGTCAGTGACCCGGCGGGAGAGATGGGCCGAGTACAGGACTTTCTTGGTCTGAAGCGCATCGTTAGCGACAAGCATTTTTACTTCAATCAGACCAAAGGCTTTCCCTGCCTGAAAAAGCCAGAGGGCAGCAGCCGGCCTCGTTGCCTGGGCAAATCTAAAGGCAGGACTCATCCTCATATCCCTGCAGAGGTGCTACAGAATCTCAGGGAATTCTATAGACCATTCAACCTCAGGTTCTACCACATGAGTGGGCAGGACTTTGGCTGGGACTGAAACCTCAGACCTGAATCAATGTGATGTAAAAGAAGCTACAGGATCAGGTTTAGGAGATAGCACGTTGATCCTCATTAACGTGGAATGTTTGACCAAATGGATAAATCTGCCTGACTATGCATTTTTAGAAGCAGCAATGGTCAACTGATTAGCCTAAGTGCTAACTCAGAACTATGCCTGAGATTAATGGCCGACGGTAGGAATCTTCAGTGTAATGTAAATCTCAGCAAAAACACTCACTTGTAGGTACTTGTATCAGTAAGTACAGACATTAAACAGTTGTGACTTTCTGCTATTCATTTTGATTTCGGGGAAGGATTAAATGCCATTGGATATGTATAGTACAttaaagatgtgtgttttgtagtcACGATAAGCTAGCATTGCATGACTTTGTGTTGAACCAGTTGCTTTTGAGCTGCTGCTTTGGTGTTCAAAAAATCTGTACTGACTTTTACTGAATAAATGCTTACTTCTCTCTGTACATGGACTTTTTATGCAAGTAAACTGTACAGGATTTTGCAATCTATTAGCTGTATAATTTCCCTTTAATAtattacactgacacttgtaaCAATACTGTATGGTGAAACCATAATCCCATTCCCCCTTGAATGAACCACtatgataaataaatgcaaagtGGGATTCTGTGTTCAGAGCTAAAAAATGGTGCACTATATGCAAATCTTTTATTATGTTCATATGATTTTGCCTAAGAAAAACTTACGAGAGGCTTATGATCACTTTCAATCTTGAAATAGTCTTTTATTTCAgatgtaaaattgtttttatgtttttttttttcacaaagtgaaacatattgctctgtttttttattatgaaaGAAAGATGCATACAGTGCATATCGAAATTATATGTGGATCACGGGGCATTTACAATTGTGTGTGAGTCAAATGAGTTTAAATCTTCATTAAAGTTGATCTGTCTCATATGTgtggattgtttttttcttcttcttcattgcATTGTTCTGCATTGTGTTTATGAAACTGCACCAGTTTAATTACttggaaaacatgaaaaaaaaaaaaagaaaagaaagaaagaaaacttccACCAGCATTATCTACCTTCCCAGATTAACATGCTGTTAATCAGTTGTAACAATCTTTAAGAATTGAGAATGCATATAAGTTCTGAGCAGACATCATACAGAGGGACAAAGGAGGCCATTTCCAAGCACAGAGGCAGCGAACCTCCAGTAGTCCTGAATGAGGACAGcatatttcttctctctctctccctccctctctctccctctctctttctctctctctctctctctctctctctctctctctctctctctctctggacttcCTGAACCCATATGTGTAGTCTGAGGTTGATGTGCTGAAGCCTTTAATTATGAAACATGTCAGCTAGCTTAAAACATGCCACTTCTTTCACTACAGAGTAGGCACcacattctttcttttactgCTGTCTATATTGGGATGAAACACTGCTGACATTTATGTGGAATCTGTAAAAGCAactctgttgttttcaaacaaatatGTTTGGAGATGCTGCACAATAAAATTGACAGATCCAAAAGTCTTCTGAGACAAAGCTCATAAGTTGACTGATATGCTTCCTATTTTCAATGGGATTTTTATAGGATGTGGGCTCTTTGTTGAAAAGCTTTT is part of the Chanos chanos chromosome 13, fChaCha1.1, whole genome shotgun sequence genome and encodes:
- the LOC115826898 gene encoding heparan sulfate glucosamine 3-O-sulfotransferase 3B1-like; this translates as MGCSICRTRLNFGRALSKVSLFFTMLLIFMYFFYCFSGLCNSIPRTQFNLQTLTPEYASQNELKERDGSAVRSVSYDEVLLASSSIQPQIPDSIERESLPSNGISVSNTFGSKKFPQAIIIGVKKGGTRALLEFLRIHPDVRAVGAEPHFFDRFYDKGLEWYRHLMPRTIDGQITMEKTPSYFVTKEAPSRLCALNCQTKLIVVVRDPVTRAVSDYTQTLSKSPGLPSFETLVYKNATSRTIDVSWSAVRIGMYAKHLENWLQHFPLSSFLFVSGERLVSDPAGEMGRVQDFLGLKRIVSDKHFYFNQTKGFPCLKKPEGSSRPRCLGKSKGRTHPHIPAEVLQNLREFYRPFNLRFYHMSGQDFGWD